A stretch of the Festucalex cinctus isolate MCC-2025b chromosome 20, RoL_Fcin_1.0, whole genome shotgun sequence genome encodes the following:
- the pola1 gene encoding DNA polymerase alpha catalytic subunit isoform X2, with amino-acid sequence MAPVSNPDKDTDAPGGDDVGDSCGLAKSRSRREKREKVGRKSALEQLKKAKRGEKIKYEVEELSSVYEEVDEAQYSKIVRDRQEDDWIVDDDGVGYVEDGREIFDDDLDDDVVEKTKGNSSGKGVTAKKQMKKVAVSKPNSIKSLFMNSNVKKPAEKDVDLSKDDLLGDILQDLHSEKSTILAPPPVVTLKKKKSIGSPMNPFSIKPQMAKEPAKAKVIRPPPPDTQRPTATSSPPSKRAPVVEKETEPVQKQEEAEDLVFDTMDFDEPMEVGPEEPPGPAVRQEAPSECKTAVVAPVKEKAQNAALIKTGGSWGPDDGESAVTEATAEVQVDSSKLPLVEGPDGEQVFRFYWLDAFEDPYNQPGVVYLFGKVWIESAQAHTSCCVSIRNIERTMYILPREFKVDPKTGEVCNTPVGMMDIYQEFSELSDKYKIMKFKSKKVEKNYAFEMPDVPTQSEYLEVRYSAEFPALPPDLKGATFSHIFGTNTSSLEHFLLSRKIKGPCWLDIKTPQLLNQAVSWCKVEALVPRSDLVTVVKDLAPPPVTVMSISLKTVQNLKTHHNEIVSLVALVHHNFHMDKAPPQPPYQTHFCVVTKPTDCIFPYDFKDALKKKNAKVEIATTERTLLGFFLAKMHKIDPDVLVGHDIFGFDLELLLQRINYCKVPHWSKIGRLRRANMPKLGGRSAFAEKSATCGRLVCDTEISAKELIRCKSYHLTELAAQVLKTERATIPEESIRNLYSDSPHLLYLLELTWTDAKLILQLMCELNVLPLALQITNIAGNIMSRTLMGGRAERNEYLLLHAFHDKNYIVPDKPSFKKLQMETHEGEEDVDTGKGKRRKKAAYAGGLVLDPKVGFYDKFVLLLDFNSLYPSIIQEFNICFTTVQRAASTKQKKSREDEPEEIPEIPDCDLEMGILPKEIRKLVERRKHVKQLMKQQDINSDLYLQYDIRQKALKLTANSMYGCLGFSYSRFYAKPLAALVTHKGREILMHTKDMVQKMNLEVIYGDTDSIMINTNSRSMEEVFKLGNKVKAEVNKLYKLLEIDIDGVFKSLLLLKKKKYAALVVEQHGDGRYSVKQELKGLDIVRRDWCDLAKECGNYVIGQILSDQSRDIIVENIQKHLVEVGEKVASGAIPLQQYEINKALTKDPQDYPDKKSLPHVHVALWINSQGGRRVKAGDTVSYIICKDGSTLAASQRAYALEQLQKQDNLSLDTHYYLAQQIHPVVSRICEPIEGIDGVLIATWLGLDPSQFRSHQLHQREEEMDSTLGGPIQLTDEERYKDCERFTFTCPQCGKENIYESVFEGAGSKLEPSFLRCCHVPCGGRPIDYAFNISNKLLLDIRRHIKKYYSGWLVCEDQACQNRIRRLPIAFSRYGPICPSCSRATLRPEYSEKALYNQICFYRFIFDWDHAVTKLLQGDEKARAGWWNKEKEAYRKLKDVPDKALNASGYSEINLAKLFQAFSSLK; translated from the exons ATGGCTCCCGTCTCGAACCCCGACAAAGATACggacgcaccgggcggag ATGATGTCGGCGATTCCTGTGGTCTGGCCAAGTCTCGCTCCAGACGGGAGAAGAGGGAGAAAGTAGGGAGGAAGTCTGCTCTGGagcaactgaaaaaggccaagcGAGGGGAGAAGATCAAGTATGAG GTGGAGGAGTTAAGCAGCGTGTATGAGGAAGTGGATGAAGCACAGTACTCCAAGATAGTCCGGGACAGACAAGAGGATGACTGGATTGTTGATGATG aTGGAGTAGGGTACGTGGAGGACGGCAGAGAGATCTTTGATGACGATCTGGATGATGACGTGGTGGAAAAGACAAAAG GAAATTCTAGCGGCAAAGGAGTCACTGCaaagaaacaaatgaaaaaagtagCAGTGTCAAAGCCAAACAGCATTAAGAGCCTCTTCATGAACAGCAATGTCAAGAAGCCAGCAGAG AAAGATGTGGACTTGTCCAAGGATGATCTGTTGGGAGACATTTTACAAGACCTGCACTCAGAG AAAAGCACCATCCTGGCTCCTCCACCTGTGGTAAcactaaagaagaaaaaatccaTCGGCTCACCCATGAATCCGTTCTCTATCAAGCCACAGATGGCCAAA GAGCCAGCTAAGGCCAAAGTCATCCGTCCGCCTCCTCCTGACACCCAGAGGCCAACAGCTACTTCATCTCCTCCCTCAAAAAGAGCTCCAGTAGTGGAGAAAGAAACAGAACCAGTCCAGAAGCAAGAGGAAG CCGAAGATCTGGTGTTTGACACGATGGACTTTGATGAGCCGATGGAGGTCGGACCTGAGGAGCCTCCGGGGCCTGCGGTCAGACAAGAGGCCCCATCTGAATGTAAAACAGCCGTTGTGGCGCCAGTCAAAGAGAAAGCTCAGAACGCAGCCCTCAT CAAGACGGGAGGCTCATGGGGGCCGGATGATGGAGAGAGTGCAGTCACCGAAGCCACTGCAGAGGTGCAGGTGGACTCAAGCAAGCTGCCACTGGTGGAGGGTCCAGATGGCGAGCAGGTTTTCAGATTCTATTGGTTAGATGCTTTCGAAGACCCTTATAATCAACCAG GCGTGGTGTACCTGTTTGGAAAAGTGTGGATCGAGTCGGCCCAGGCTCATACAAGCTGCTGTGTCTCTATCAGGAACATCGAACGCACCATGTATATCCTACCACGTGAATTT AAAGTAGACCCCAAGACGGGGGAGGTGTGTAATACGCCTGTTGGAATGATGGACATCTACCAGGAGTTCAGTGAGCTTTCTGACAAGTACAAGATCATGAAGTTCAAGTCTAAG AAAGTGGAGAAGAACTATGCCTTTGAAATGCCTGATGTGCCCACGCAAAGCGAGTACCTGGAAGTTCGCTATTCA GCTGAGTTCCCTGCTCTGCCGCCTGACCTTAAGGGGGCAACATTTTCCCACATTTTTGGAACCAACACTTCCAGCTTGGAACATTTCCTCCTTAGTAGGAAGATTAAAGGCCCGTGCTGGCTGGACATCAAGACACCGC AGCTGCTCAATCAAGCAGTCAGCTGGTGCAAAGTAGAGGCTCTCGTCCCGAGAAGTGATCTGGTCACCGTGGTCAAAGACTTGGCACCACCGCCGGTCACAGTCATGTCTATCAGCCTCAAGACCGTCCAGAACCTCAAGACTCATCACAATGAG ATAGTTTCCCTGGTAGCACTTGTCCACCATAACTTCCATATGGACAAAGCTCCACCTCAACCACCTTATCAGACTCATTTTTGTG TGGTGACGAAACCGACCGACTGCATCTTCCCATATGACTTCAAGGATGCGCTGAAAAAGAAG AACGCTAAAGTGGAGATAGCCACCACAGAAAGAACTCTACTTGGCTTCTTCCTGGCCAAGATGCACAAAATTGATCCTGATGTTCTTGTG GGTCATGACATTTTTGGCTTTGACCTTGAACTGCTACTGCAGCGAATCAACTACTGCAAAGTTCCGCACTGGTCCAAGATCGGACGCCTCAGGAGGGCCAACATGCCCAAACTAGGG GGCCGCAGCGCCTTTGCGGAAAAAAGTGCCACCTGTGGCCGCCTTGTGTGCGACACAGAGATCTCCGCAAAGGAGTTGATCCGCTGTAAGAGTTACCATCTGACTGAGTTGGCTGCGCAGGTGCTGAAAACGGAGCGAGCCACCATCCCAGAGGAGAGCATCAGAAATCTTTACAG TGATTCTCCTCATCTTCTCTACCTGCTGGAGCTGACGTGGACCGACGCCAAGCTGATCCTCCAGCTAATGTGTGAGCTCAACGTACTGCCGCTGGCCTTGCAGATTACCAACATTGCCGGCAACATCATG TCTCGCACTCTGATGGGAGGTCGTGCTGAAAGAAACGAGTATCTGTTGCTTCACGCTTTCCACGACAAGAACTACATCGTTCCTGACAAACCGTCCTTTAAGAAACTGCAGATGGAAACG CATGAAGGAGAAGAAGATGTTGATACCGGGAAAGGGAAGCGTAGAAAGAAGGCCGCCTATGCTGGAGGGCTGGTGCTGGATCCTAAAGTTG GTTTCTACGACAAGTTTGTACTGCTGCTCGACTTCAACAGCCTATATCCGTCCATCATACAAGAGTTTAACATCTGCTTCACCACCGTGCAGCGAGCGGCTTCCACCAAGCAAAAGAAGAGTCGG GAGGATGAGCCAGAAGAGATCCCAGAGATTCCAGATTGTGACTTGGAAATGGGAATCTTGCCCAAGGAGATCAGGAAACTGGTGGAACGGCGCAAACACGTTAAACAGCTGATGAAACAACAGGACATCAACTCGGACCTTTACCTGCAG TATGACATCcgacagaaggctttgaagcTAACGGCTAACAGCATGTACGGCTGCTTGGGATTCAGCTACAGTCGCTTCTATGCCAAACCGCTGGCTGCCCTGGTCACGCACAAGGGCAGGGAG ATTCTGATGCACACCAAAGACATGGTCCAAAAG ATGAACCTAGAGGTCATCTATGGAGACACCGACTCCATTATGATAAACACCAACAGCCGATCTATGGAAGAAGTCTTCAAACTGGGCAACAAG GTGAAAGCAGAAGTGAACAAGTTGTACAAACTGCTGGAGATTGACATTGATGGAGTGTTTAAGTCACTTCTGctgctgaagaagaagaaatacgcCGCTCTGGTGGTGGAGCAGCACGGCGACGGGCGCTACAGCGTCAAGCAGGAGCTCAAAGGTCTGGACATAGTTCGGCGAGATTGGTGTGACCTGGCCAAGGAGTGTGGCAA CTATGTAATTGGTCAGATCCTGTCAGATCAGAGTCGTGACATCATTGTGGAGAACATACAGAAGCACCTTGTGGAGGTGGGAGAGAAGGTAGCCAGTGGGGCGATACCTTTGCAACAGTATGAGATAAACAAG GCACTGACCAAAGATCCTCAGGACTATCCAGATAAGAAGAGTCTCCCCCATGTCCATGTGGCTCTGTGGATTAACTCCCAGGGTGGGCGGAGGGTCAAAGCTGGTGACACGGTCTCTTATATCATCTGCAAG GATGGCTCCACATTGGCAGCCAGTCAAAGAGCGTACGCTTTAGAGCAACTCCAGAAGCAAGATAATCTCAGTCTGGACACGCACTATTATCTGGCCCAGCAGATCCACCCAGTGGTGTCCCGCATCTGTGAACCTATTGAGGGCATCGACGGCGTGCTCATAGCCACGTGGCTTG GTCTGGACCCCAGTCAGTTCCGGTCTCATCAGCTGCACCAGAGAGAGGAGGAGATGGACAGCACTCTGGGAGGGCCCATCCAGCTGACCGACGAGGAGCGCTACAAAGACTGCGAGAGGTTCACCTTCACCTGCCCTCAGTGTGGGAAGGAGAACATTTACGAGAGCGTGTTTGAAGGAGCT GGATCAAAGTTGGAACCCAGCTTTTTGCGATGCTGTCACGTGCCTTGCGGGGGCCGCCCCATCGACTACGCTTTCAACATCAGCAACAAGCTGCTTCTTGACATCCGACGCCACATCAAGAAATACTACTCT GGCTGGCTGGTGTGTGAGGACCAGGCTTGTCAGAACAGGATCAGGCGCCTGCCCATTGCCTTCTCCCGCTATGGACCCATCTGCCCAAGTTGCAGCAGAGCGACCCTCAGGCCCGAG
- the pola1 gene encoding DNA polymerase alpha catalytic subunit isoform X1 — protein sequence MAPVSNPDKDTDAPGGDDVGDSCGLAKSRSRREKREKVGRKSALEQLKKAKRGEKIKYEVEELSSVYEEVDEAQYSKIVRDRQEDDWIVDDDGVGYVEDGREIFDDDLDDDVVEKTKGNSSGKGVTAKKQMKKVAVSKPNSIKSLFMNSNVKKPAEKDVDLSKDDLLGDILQDLHSEKSTILAPPPVVTLKKKKSIGSPMNPFSIKPQMAKEPAKAKVIRPPPPDTQRPTATSSPPSKRAPVVEKETEPVQKQEEVAEDLVFDTMDFDEPMEVGPEEPPGPAVRQEAPSECKTAVVAPVKEKAQNAALIKTGGSWGPDDGESAVTEATAEVQVDSSKLPLVEGPDGEQVFRFYWLDAFEDPYNQPGVVYLFGKVWIESAQAHTSCCVSIRNIERTMYILPREFKVDPKTGEVCNTPVGMMDIYQEFSELSDKYKIMKFKSKKVEKNYAFEMPDVPTQSEYLEVRYSAEFPALPPDLKGATFSHIFGTNTSSLEHFLLSRKIKGPCWLDIKTPQLLNQAVSWCKVEALVPRSDLVTVVKDLAPPPVTVMSISLKTVQNLKTHHNEIVSLVALVHHNFHMDKAPPQPPYQTHFCVVTKPTDCIFPYDFKDALKKKNAKVEIATTERTLLGFFLAKMHKIDPDVLVGHDIFGFDLELLLQRINYCKVPHWSKIGRLRRANMPKLGGRSAFAEKSATCGRLVCDTEISAKELIRCKSYHLTELAAQVLKTERATIPEESIRNLYSDSPHLLYLLELTWTDAKLILQLMCELNVLPLALQITNIAGNIMSRTLMGGRAERNEYLLLHAFHDKNYIVPDKPSFKKLQMETHEGEEDVDTGKGKRRKKAAYAGGLVLDPKVGFYDKFVLLLDFNSLYPSIIQEFNICFTTVQRAASTKQKKSREDEPEEIPEIPDCDLEMGILPKEIRKLVERRKHVKQLMKQQDINSDLYLQYDIRQKALKLTANSMYGCLGFSYSRFYAKPLAALVTHKGREILMHTKDMVQKMNLEVIYGDTDSIMINTNSRSMEEVFKLGNKVKAEVNKLYKLLEIDIDGVFKSLLLLKKKKYAALVVEQHGDGRYSVKQELKGLDIVRRDWCDLAKECGNYVIGQILSDQSRDIIVENIQKHLVEVGEKVASGAIPLQQYEINKALTKDPQDYPDKKSLPHVHVALWINSQGGRRVKAGDTVSYIICKDGSTLAASQRAYALEQLQKQDNLSLDTHYYLAQQIHPVVSRICEPIEGIDGVLIATWLGLDPSQFRSHQLHQREEEMDSTLGGPIQLTDEERYKDCERFTFTCPQCGKENIYESVFEGAGSKLEPSFLRCCHVPCGGRPIDYAFNISNKLLLDIRRHIKKYYSGWLVCEDQACQNRIRRLPIAFSRYGPICPSCSRATLRPEYSEKALYNQICFYRFIFDWDHAVTKLLQGDEKARAGWWNKEKEAYRKLKDVPDKALNASGYSEINLAKLFQAFSSLK from the exons ATGGCTCCCGTCTCGAACCCCGACAAAGATACggacgcaccgggcggag ATGATGTCGGCGATTCCTGTGGTCTGGCCAAGTCTCGCTCCAGACGGGAGAAGAGGGAGAAAGTAGGGAGGAAGTCTGCTCTGGagcaactgaaaaaggccaagcGAGGGGAGAAGATCAAGTATGAG GTGGAGGAGTTAAGCAGCGTGTATGAGGAAGTGGATGAAGCACAGTACTCCAAGATAGTCCGGGACAGACAAGAGGATGACTGGATTGTTGATGATG aTGGAGTAGGGTACGTGGAGGACGGCAGAGAGATCTTTGATGACGATCTGGATGATGACGTGGTGGAAAAGACAAAAG GAAATTCTAGCGGCAAAGGAGTCACTGCaaagaaacaaatgaaaaaagtagCAGTGTCAAAGCCAAACAGCATTAAGAGCCTCTTCATGAACAGCAATGTCAAGAAGCCAGCAGAG AAAGATGTGGACTTGTCCAAGGATGATCTGTTGGGAGACATTTTACAAGACCTGCACTCAGAG AAAAGCACCATCCTGGCTCCTCCACCTGTGGTAAcactaaagaagaaaaaatccaTCGGCTCACCCATGAATCCGTTCTCTATCAAGCCACAGATGGCCAAA GAGCCAGCTAAGGCCAAAGTCATCCGTCCGCCTCCTCCTGACACCCAGAGGCCAACAGCTACTTCATCTCCTCCCTCAAAAAGAGCTCCAGTAGTGGAGAAAGAAACAGAACCAGTCCAGAAGCAAGAGGAAG TAGCCGAAGATCTGGTGTTTGACACGATGGACTTTGATGAGCCGATGGAGGTCGGACCTGAGGAGCCTCCGGGGCCTGCGGTCAGACAAGAGGCCCCATCTGAATGTAAAACAGCCGTTGTGGCGCCAGTCAAAGAGAAAGCTCAGAACGCAGCCCTCAT CAAGACGGGAGGCTCATGGGGGCCGGATGATGGAGAGAGTGCAGTCACCGAAGCCACTGCAGAGGTGCAGGTGGACTCAAGCAAGCTGCCACTGGTGGAGGGTCCAGATGGCGAGCAGGTTTTCAGATTCTATTGGTTAGATGCTTTCGAAGACCCTTATAATCAACCAG GCGTGGTGTACCTGTTTGGAAAAGTGTGGATCGAGTCGGCCCAGGCTCATACAAGCTGCTGTGTCTCTATCAGGAACATCGAACGCACCATGTATATCCTACCACGTGAATTT AAAGTAGACCCCAAGACGGGGGAGGTGTGTAATACGCCTGTTGGAATGATGGACATCTACCAGGAGTTCAGTGAGCTTTCTGACAAGTACAAGATCATGAAGTTCAAGTCTAAG AAAGTGGAGAAGAACTATGCCTTTGAAATGCCTGATGTGCCCACGCAAAGCGAGTACCTGGAAGTTCGCTATTCA GCTGAGTTCCCTGCTCTGCCGCCTGACCTTAAGGGGGCAACATTTTCCCACATTTTTGGAACCAACACTTCCAGCTTGGAACATTTCCTCCTTAGTAGGAAGATTAAAGGCCCGTGCTGGCTGGACATCAAGACACCGC AGCTGCTCAATCAAGCAGTCAGCTGGTGCAAAGTAGAGGCTCTCGTCCCGAGAAGTGATCTGGTCACCGTGGTCAAAGACTTGGCACCACCGCCGGTCACAGTCATGTCTATCAGCCTCAAGACCGTCCAGAACCTCAAGACTCATCACAATGAG ATAGTTTCCCTGGTAGCACTTGTCCACCATAACTTCCATATGGACAAAGCTCCACCTCAACCACCTTATCAGACTCATTTTTGTG TGGTGACGAAACCGACCGACTGCATCTTCCCATATGACTTCAAGGATGCGCTGAAAAAGAAG AACGCTAAAGTGGAGATAGCCACCACAGAAAGAACTCTACTTGGCTTCTTCCTGGCCAAGATGCACAAAATTGATCCTGATGTTCTTGTG GGTCATGACATTTTTGGCTTTGACCTTGAACTGCTACTGCAGCGAATCAACTACTGCAAAGTTCCGCACTGGTCCAAGATCGGACGCCTCAGGAGGGCCAACATGCCCAAACTAGGG GGCCGCAGCGCCTTTGCGGAAAAAAGTGCCACCTGTGGCCGCCTTGTGTGCGACACAGAGATCTCCGCAAAGGAGTTGATCCGCTGTAAGAGTTACCATCTGACTGAGTTGGCTGCGCAGGTGCTGAAAACGGAGCGAGCCACCATCCCAGAGGAGAGCATCAGAAATCTTTACAG TGATTCTCCTCATCTTCTCTACCTGCTGGAGCTGACGTGGACCGACGCCAAGCTGATCCTCCAGCTAATGTGTGAGCTCAACGTACTGCCGCTGGCCTTGCAGATTACCAACATTGCCGGCAACATCATG TCTCGCACTCTGATGGGAGGTCGTGCTGAAAGAAACGAGTATCTGTTGCTTCACGCTTTCCACGACAAGAACTACATCGTTCCTGACAAACCGTCCTTTAAGAAACTGCAGATGGAAACG CATGAAGGAGAAGAAGATGTTGATACCGGGAAAGGGAAGCGTAGAAAGAAGGCCGCCTATGCTGGAGGGCTGGTGCTGGATCCTAAAGTTG GTTTCTACGACAAGTTTGTACTGCTGCTCGACTTCAACAGCCTATATCCGTCCATCATACAAGAGTTTAACATCTGCTTCACCACCGTGCAGCGAGCGGCTTCCACCAAGCAAAAGAAGAGTCGG GAGGATGAGCCAGAAGAGATCCCAGAGATTCCAGATTGTGACTTGGAAATGGGAATCTTGCCCAAGGAGATCAGGAAACTGGTGGAACGGCGCAAACACGTTAAACAGCTGATGAAACAACAGGACATCAACTCGGACCTTTACCTGCAG TATGACATCcgacagaaggctttgaagcTAACGGCTAACAGCATGTACGGCTGCTTGGGATTCAGCTACAGTCGCTTCTATGCCAAACCGCTGGCTGCCCTGGTCACGCACAAGGGCAGGGAG ATTCTGATGCACACCAAAGACATGGTCCAAAAG ATGAACCTAGAGGTCATCTATGGAGACACCGACTCCATTATGATAAACACCAACAGCCGATCTATGGAAGAAGTCTTCAAACTGGGCAACAAG GTGAAAGCAGAAGTGAACAAGTTGTACAAACTGCTGGAGATTGACATTGATGGAGTGTTTAAGTCACTTCTGctgctgaagaagaagaaatacgcCGCTCTGGTGGTGGAGCAGCACGGCGACGGGCGCTACAGCGTCAAGCAGGAGCTCAAAGGTCTGGACATAGTTCGGCGAGATTGGTGTGACCTGGCCAAGGAGTGTGGCAA CTATGTAATTGGTCAGATCCTGTCAGATCAGAGTCGTGACATCATTGTGGAGAACATACAGAAGCACCTTGTGGAGGTGGGAGAGAAGGTAGCCAGTGGGGCGATACCTTTGCAACAGTATGAGATAAACAAG GCACTGACCAAAGATCCTCAGGACTATCCAGATAAGAAGAGTCTCCCCCATGTCCATGTGGCTCTGTGGATTAACTCCCAGGGTGGGCGGAGGGTCAAAGCTGGTGACACGGTCTCTTATATCATCTGCAAG GATGGCTCCACATTGGCAGCCAGTCAAAGAGCGTACGCTTTAGAGCAACTCCAGAAGCAAGATAATCTCAGTCTGGACACGCACTATTATCTGGCCCAGCAGATCCACCCAGTGGTGTCCCGCATCTGTGAACCTATTGAGGGCATCGACGGCGTGCTCATAGCCACGTGGCTTG GTCTGGACCCCAGTCAGTTCCGGTCTCATCAGCTGCACCAGAGAGAGGAGGAGATGGACAGCACTCTGGGAGGGCCCATCCAGCTGACCGACGAGGAGCGCTACAAAGACTGCGAGAGGTTCACCTTCACCTGCCCTCAGTGTGGGAAGGAGAACATTTACGAGAGCGTGTTTGAAGGAGCT GGATCAAAGTTGGAACCCAGCTTTTTGCGATGCTGTCACGTGCCTTGCGGGGGCCGCCCCATCGACTACGCTTTCAACATCAGCAACAAGCTGCTTCTTGACATCCGACGCCACATCAAGAAATACTACTCT GGCTGGCTGGTGTGTGAGGACCAGGCTTGTCAGAACAGGATCAGGCGCCTGCCCATTGCCTTCTCCCGCTATGGACCCATCTGCCCAAGTTGCAGCAGAGCGACCCTCAGGCCCGAG